In Vibrio pomeroyi, the genomic window TTAAACAGAGCTAATACGTTGTATTGTTATGTGAATAACGCATAATGAGGGTTACTGGTACACGATTTTTAAGATTTTATTGGTAATCACATGAATATTGAACACCTCAAATTGTTTGTTCGTTTAGCTTCCACACATAACATCAGCATGGCTGGCCAAGAGCTGGGTTTGTCGCCTGCGGTCGCTAGTTCGCACATCAGTAAACTCGAAGACAATTTGGGCGTTCGCTTAGTACATCGCACCACTCGTAAAGTGTCTTTGACAGAAGAGGGGGAAGCATTCTTACCTCACGCTGAAGAGGTGTTATCGAGTGTTGATGCTGCCAAGTCGGCGGTTGGTGTGGGCTGTGATTCTCCAACGGGAACATTGCGCGTTACCGCTTCTGCGTCTTTTGGGCGTTTGCATTTGGTTCCGGCATTGCCTGGCTTTCTTGAGCGTTATCCTGGGTTAAAAGTCGATTTTAGACTGTCAGACTCTATGGTCGATCTTGTAGAAGGCGGCTTCGATATCGCGATTCGCATCTCTGAACTGAAAGATTCGACACTCATTGCTCGAAAGCTCGCGACAGATAAACGTGTCGTGTGCGCATCGCCAGATTATCTAATCAAATACGGCAAGCCAGCCACGCCTCAAGATCTTAATGACCACCAGTGTATTAGCTTGATTGGTTTAGAAAGCTGGACCTTCCACACTGACAACGGCCCTAAAACGATTAAGGCCTCTGGGTCTTTTCGAGCGGATAACGGCGAAGCTCTGCGTGATGCGGCGTTAGGTGGTATTGGTATTACGGTGACGTCGAATTGGTGTGCGTACGAACAGCTGAAAAGCGGTCAGTTGATTCAAGTATTGGAAGATTACCCACTCACCTCAGAAGCGGCGATTTGGGCGGTGTACCCAAGCACAAGGTTGCTTGCGCCCAAAGTGAGAGCCTTCATAGACTACTTCTCTGAATACTATGGCAACCCGCCGTATTGGGAACAAAAGTAGAATCAGATAGATTTAACGAAAAAGCCCTGCGTGACTAACGTATAACATAGTCACGCAGGGCTTTTTTCTAGGAATCAGACAGTTAATTTAGCATAGCTGTCATTAAGAAAGCGTTGCTGCGATGATCTCATCAATTTTAGCGACCACTTGCTGTGACTTATCACCGTAAATTGCATCTGGGTGCGGGTTAGCAAAGGTGTTGTTGTCGTTATCAAAGTACTGGCCGCCCGCTTGTGCGAACTCGTCAGACAATGATGCGCGAACAAGAATATCAGAACCAATACTTAGGTCGCCGCCAGCAATGCCGTACGCGTCTTTCACCATTTTACTGCCGAGTAACGAAGCTGGGTTTACCGCAACAACCATCGGCCCTTTAGATCCTAGCTCTTTTGCCATTTCACGAGTCCACATGGTGATCGCCAGTTTACTTTGTGCGTAAGCGTCGCCATCAGACATTGGCTTCTTACCTTCTAGCGCTTCGATGCTCACTGCGGCTTGCGCAGCTGAAGAAAGGTTAACTACTCGGCTAGATGAGCCTAGCACTGGCAGCAGGCGCTTAGTTAGGTGATACGGTGACACTGTGTTTACAGCAAAACGAACATCTAGCCCGTCTTTGGTAATTGGGTTCGGAGTGTTGAACACGCCTGCGTTGTTAATCAACACATCAATCTTATCGTGCTCAGCAATCACTTCGTCAGCTAACGCATCCACATCAGCCAAAACAGACAAGTCTGCCACGTAGCTTTGGATTTTTGCTTCGGTAGAGATAGCCACAAGTTGCTGCTCAACGTCTTTGAGTTTGCTTGGGTTACGTCCATGCAATAAAACGTGGTGACCTTGTTGAACGAGTACTTTTGCAGTTTCGAAGCCGATACCGTCGGTAGAGCCTGTGATCAGAATAACTTTTTGCATGGAATAGATTCCTTATTAAAGCGCTGACATCGCGAGCGTTTTTAAATGTGTTGTTTCGTTGAGATAAAGAATAGCAACCTTTTACGAAGTTGATAATCAACGGGATTAATAAAACACTATTTAGATTTTATTGAAAATGGAAGTGCGAATGAAGTCTCAGCTAGAGGGAAGTAATAGACAATAAAAAAGCTTAGCGCGGGGGACGCTAAGCTTCGAGATAATCAGGTTCTTGAGCCGTATTGTTGGCTGGTGGAATTAGCCTACTTGAGAAAAACTCACGACTTTGCTTTGTAGCTTCTCTTTTAAGTAATCGGACACGGCTTGCTGCTCTGACTCGCTCATGTACAGACCAAGCTTGGTTCTGCGCCACAAGATATCTTCATCTGTCATTGCCATCTCTTCATTGATCAAGTAATCGATCTCAGCTTGATAAACGCCATGTGCTTCACTCGAGAATTGGCTGCCAAGGTCAGCTTCGCTATTCGCACCTTCCAGTAGTTTCCATGTGTAAGTACCGAATTGAGTCACGTAACGAAGTAATAGTGCTTCAGATGCCCAAGGGTATTTAGTGTGGATCATCTTCGCAAGCTGCTCTCTGCTACAACTGAAGTTACCACCTGGAAGTGTGTTGTTGGCTGTCCAAGGCGCACCCATGTTGGTTAGGTGTGGTTCTAACTTCTTAAGTGCTGCTTCGCCTAGCTTACGGTAAGTGGTTAATTTGCCACCGAAGATCGAAAGCAGTGGTGCTTGATCTAGCTCTGCGTCCAATTCCAACGTGTAGTCACGAGTGATCGCTTGTGGTGAATCAGATTCATCGTCACAAAGCGGTCTTACGCCACTGTATGTCCAAACCACGTCTTCACGACCAAGTTGCTTAACAAAGTGCTGATTAACGATATCAATCAGGTAATCCACTTCTACATCGTCGATAGCCACTTCGCGCGGGTCACCTTTGTATTCAAGGTCGGTAGTACCGATGATCGAGAACTTGTCTAGGTAAGGGATCATGAACACAATACGATTATCTTTGTTTTGCAGAATGTACGCTTGTGGTTCGTCATGAATGCGCGGCACAACAATGTGTGAACCTTTGATCAAACGAATATTGCGAGGCGAAGCCTGTTCTAAACCATCATCGAAGAACTGTTTCACCCAAGGGCCTGCTGCATTAACAAGCGCTTTTGCTTTGCGCTCGAAACGCTGGTTTGTCATCACATCAAGAATCGTTACATGCCAAACATCACCTTCACGGTGCGCTTTTTCAACTCGGCAGTAGTTACGAACTTCGGCGTTGTTCTCTTTCGCCGCTAACACGTTTAGCAATACCATACGCGCATCATCTACCCAGCAATCTGAGTATTCGAAACCTGTTTTCATCTCTGGCTTAAGTAAACCTGATTTCGCCAAGTTCACTGTTTTACTACCAGGAAGCGTGGTGCGTTTACCCAAGTTATCGTAAAGGAATAGGCCACAGCGGATCATCCAAGCTGGGCGTAAAAATGGTCGATGAGGTAAACGGAAACGCATTGGTTGAGCAACATGAGGTGCTTTTCTTAGCAATACTTCACGCTCGGCCAGTGCTTCCGAAACCAAACGAAACTCGTAGTGTTCAAGGTAACGTAAACCACCGTGGATAAGTTTTGAACTTGCAGACGATGTCGCAGAGGCGAAATCATTTGCTTCGTATAAACCAACGTTTAGACCACGACCTGCTGCATCTGCCGCGATGCCTGCACCATTGATGCCGCCGCCGATCACGATTAAGTCTAGAGTTGAAGATGTACTATTTTTTGAATTATTTTGTTGAGCACTCATGGTTTTGACCTCTTGCTGAGCGAACGAGCATTTTAGAACATAATTGAATCCTATATTAACTTTCGTTTGCGGTCATTTATTATTTTCGTTTATGCGCGTTTTATGTGATTTGCGCATAAAAAAACCTCTGCTTATGAAAGCAGAGGTTCAAATAAAACTTATTCGAGCATAGAAGTGACATGAACAGGGATCAAGTATTGATGGTTCAGTTATTAAAAAAGCCAGTCATCGATAAGTGTTTATCAATAGATCTGGCTTTTGATTGCTCACGAATGCGAGTGCTCTTACTTAACTAAACTAAAACCAATTCATTCAATCTGGCTTGGCTGAGCTTAGCTGGGGCTATTCACTTGGTGTTGAAGGCTGAGCGGTATCGATGACTTCTAACGGAATGTCTGAATCTTTAAGGATGTTGAGAATCTCTTCCGGCGGCTGCTTATTAGTGAACACCATGTGTGCCTGAGAGATATTACCGAGCTTAACCATCGCATTACGGCCAAACTTAGTGTGGTCGACAGCTAAGAAGATACTGCGGCTGTTTTCGATGATGGCTTGTTTCACTCGAACTTCGTGATAGTCAAAATCGAGCAGTGAGCCGTCAAAGTCGATACCACTGATCCCTAAGATACCGAAATCAAGGCGGAACTGTTTAACGAAATCGAGTGTTGCTTCACCCACGATACCGCCGTCGCGGTTTCTCACTTCGCCGCCCGCCAAGATAACCTTGATCTCTGGGTTCGGCAGAAGGATGCTCGCAACGTTAATGTTGTTGGTCACAACTCTGAGCTGTTTATGATTCTTGTTGAGTGCGCGAGCAACCGATTCAGGTGTGGTTCCGATATCAACGAACAAGGTTGCGCCATCTGGGATGTGTTTAACCAGTTCGTCGGCGATCACGTCTTTTTCGTTGAAGTTATGCGCTTTACGCGTGTTATAAGAGGTGTTTTCTGAGCTTAAAGGAATGGTTGCACCACCGTGATAGCGACGGATTTTGTTGCTATCGGCCAGTTCGTTGAGGTCTCGTCTGATGGTTTGTGGGCTGACATCGAACTTTTCAACGAGTTCATCGGTACTCACATATCCTTGTGTTTTAACCAGATCTACAATCTGCTGGTGTCTTGGTATCTGCTTCACTTAACTTACCACTCCCTGCACGCCAAAGGCTCTGGCGCGTCAAAATCGAAAATATAAACTCGCGCTATTGTGCTCGAATTGACGAAGAGAGAGAAGTAATGATGGTAAGGAATCGTGTCTAAACCGCAAAAACGGTGCTCAGAGCGGAAAATTTGAGCCCGAAACGCAAAAAAGAGCACAAAATAGTGCTCTTTTTAGTTTCGTTTACTGAGGTTCGAACAATCCAACCAACTAGAGAGTGATTATTCGAACGCCTCAGGTGTTTGAACAGCTAGTGTTTAACTAATAGCTGAAGACTCAGTATTACTCTTCGTCGTCATCGTGCAGTTCAGACCAAACCTGAGCACACTTGATAGCACGCTTCCAGCCTTTGTAACGGCGGTTACGCTTCTCTTCGTCGTGGTGTGGCATGAAGGTACGGTTTAGAACCGCTTTGCCTTGAAGCTCATCAATGCTGTCCCAGAAACCAACCGCTAGACCAGCAAGGTAAGCCGCACCCAGAGCCGTTACTTCCGTTACTTCAGGACGGTGAACTTCAGTATCCAGCACGTCTGATTGGAATTGCATTAGGAAGTTGTTCGCTACTGCGCCGCCATCAACACGTAGGTTTGCTAGCTTGATGCCAGAGTCCGCTTGCATCGCGTCCAGTACGTCGCGAGTTTGGTAAGCAATGCCTTCCAGTGTTGCACGGATGATGTGGTTAGAGTTAACCCCACGAGTTAAGCCAACAATCGTACCGCGAGCGTAAGCATCCCAGTATGGTGCGCCTAGGCCTGTGAATGCAGGAACCACGTAAACGCCGTTCGAAGAATCTACTTTAGTTGCGAAGTACTCAGAGTCTTCTGCGCCAGCCAGTAGCTTCATCTCATCACGTAGCCATTGGA contains:
- a CDS encoding LysR family transcriptional regulator, with the protein product MNIEHLKLFVRLASTHNISMAGQELGLSPAVASSHISKLEDNLGVRLVHRTTRKVSLTEEGEAFLPHAEEVLSSVDAAKSAVGVGCDSPTGTLRVTASASFGRLHLVPALPGFLERYPGLKVDFRLSDSMVDLVEGGFDIAIRISELKDSTLIARKLATDKRVVCASPDYLIKYGKPATPQDLNDHQCISLIGLESWTFHTDNGPKTIKASGSFRADNGEALRDAALGGIGITVTSNWCAYEQLKSGQLIQVLEDYPLTSEAAIWAVYPSTRLLAPKVRAFIDYFSEYYGNPPYWEQK
- a CDS encoding SDR family NAD(P)-dependent oxidoreductase — translated: MQKVILITGSTDGIGFETAKVLVQQGHHVLLHGRNPSKLKDVEQQLVAISTEAKIQSYVADLSVLADVDALADEVIAEHDKIDVLINNAGVFNTPNPITKDGLDVRFAVNTVSPYHLTKRLLPVLGSSSRVVNLSSAAQAAVSIEALEGKKPMSDGDAYAQSKLAITMWTREMAKELGSKGPMVVAVNPASLLGSKMVKDAYGIAGGDLSIGSDILVRASLSDEFAQAGGQYFDNDNNTFANPHPDAIYGDKSQQVVAKIDEIIAATLS
- the glpD gene encoding glycerol-3-phosphate dehydrogenase, producing MSAQQNNSKNSTSSTLDLIVIGGGINGAGIAADAAGRGLNVGLYEANDFASATSSASSKLIHGGLRYLEHYEFRLVSEALAEREVLLRKAPHVAQPMRFRLPHRPFLRPAWMIRCGLFLYDNLGKRTTLPGSKTVNLAKSGLLKPEMKTGFEYSDCWVDDARMVLLNVLAAKENNAEVRNYCRVEKAHREGDVWHVTILDVMTNQRFERKAKALVNAAGPWVKQFFDDGLEQASPRNIRLIKGSHIVVPRIHDEPQAYILQNKDNRIVFMIPYLDKFSIIGTTDLEYKGDPREVAIDDVEVDYLIDIVNQHFVKQLGREDVVWTYSGVRPLCDDESDSPQAITRDYTLELDAELDQAPLLSIFGGKLTTYRKLGEAALKKLEPHLTNMGAPWTANNTLPGGNFSCSREQLAKMIHTKYPWASEALLLRYVTQFGTYTWKLLEGANSEADLGSQFSSEAHGVYQAEIDYLINEEMAMTDEDILWRRTKLGLYMSESEQQAVSDYLKEKLQSKVVSFSQVG
- a CDS encoding DeoR/GlpR family transcriptional regulator, whose translation is MKQIPRHQQIVDLVKTQGYVSTDELVEKFDVSPQTIRRDLNELADSNKIRRYHGGATIPLSSENTSYNTRKAHNFNEKDVIADELVKHIPDGATLFVDIGTTPESVARALNKNHKQLRVVTNNINVASILLPNPEIKVILAGGEVRNRDGGIVGEATLDFVKQFRLDFGILGISGIDFDGSLLDFDYHEVRVKQAIIENSRSIFLAVDHTKFGRNAMVKLGNISQAHMVFTNKQPPEEILNILKDSDIPLEVIDTAQPSTPSE